From a single Lolium rigidum isolate FL_2022 chromosome 7, APGP_CSIRO_Lrig_0.1, whole genome shotgun sequence genomic region:
- the LOC124677009 gene encoding FT-interacting protein 1-like has protein sequence MAYPYVFHAQAPQARAEEYKAKGAMPQPQPQPQVREQWPAGGGGGSSTRARGGGAGWMGLASSDRPLASAYDLVERMHYLYVRVVKARGIPVGAITGGCSPYVEVRLGNYRGTTRHHEGKTSPEWNQVFAFSRERVQATALEVFVRDRNAVARDDCVGRVMFDIAEVPVRVPPDSPLAPQWYRLETARHGGIGGGMVLQSEVMLAVWVGTQADEAFADAWHADAASVRGGVDGVAAALQSARSKVYVTPKLWYLRINVLEAQDVVVGGLFVGDKVRQQHVEVFAKVQVGGMMLRTKPCAMRNPASLAWNEELVFVVAEPFEDPAVLIVEARAHPGKDEIVGRAVLPLTIFEKRLDRRAIHSQWFSLEPFGHPLRQQDARFAGRVHLRACLEGAYHVMDEPTMYVSDTRPTARQLWRPPVGVLEVGVLGAQGLTPMKTIDGRGTTDAYCVAKYGQKWVRTRTAVDSCSPRWNEQYTWEVYDPCTVLTLAMFDNCQLGNAGTAAAGSSTVRDQRMGKVRIRLSTLEMDKVYTNAHPLVVLHPSGVRKNGELCLAVRLTSVSLSSVVFLYGQPLLPKMHYLQPFTIPQLDALRRQAMSIAAARLGRAEPPLRREVVEYMLDADSQAWSLRRSKANFFRVTALLSGAASTVRWLVDVCHWRKPATTVLVHLLFITLMCFPELILPTMFLYMSLIGVWNYRRRPRRPANMDARLSCAEATHPDEIDEELDTFPTSKPNDVVRLRYDRLRSVAGRIQTVVGDVATQGERVRSLLAWRDPRATALFTAFCLVAAVALYVTPFRVVVLVAGLYVLRHPRFRSRMPSAASNFFKRLPSRADTML, from the coding sequence ATGGCGTACCCGTATGTGTTCCACGCGCAGGCGCCACAGGCGAGAGCGGAGGAATACAAGGCCAAGGGTGCAATGCCACAGCCACAGCCACAGCCACAGGTGAGGGAGCAGTGGCCGGCGGGCGGCGGTGGGGGAAGTAGCACGCGTGCGCGTGGCGGCGGAGCCGGTTGGATGGGCCTTGCCTCCAGCGACAGGCCGCTGGCGAGTGCCTACGATCTCGTGGAGCGGATGCATTACCTATACGTGCGGGTCGTCAAGGCGCGCGGGATCCCCGTTGGCGCGATCACCGGCGGGTGCAGCCCCTACGTCGAGGTGCGCCTCGGCAACTACCGCGGCACGACGCGGCACCACGAGGGGAAGACGAGCCCGGAGTGGAACCAGGTGTTCGCCTTCTCCAGGGAGCGCGTCCAGGCCACGGCGCTCGAGGTGTTCGTCAGGGACAGAAACGCCGTGGCGCGCGACGACTGCGTCGGCCGGGTCATGTTCGACATCGCCGAGGTGCCGGTGCGTGTGCCGCCCGACAGCCCGCTCGCGCCGCAGTGGTACCGCCTCGAGACCGCACGCCACGgcggaatcggcggcgggatggtGCTGCAGAGCGAGGTCATGCTCGCGGTGTGGGTCGGCACGCAGGCCGACGAGGCGTTCGCGGACGCGTGGCACGCCGACGCGGCGTCGGTGCGCGGCGGCGTCGATGGAGTAGCGGCCGCTTTGCAGAGCGCGCGGTCCAAGGTGTACGTGACGCCGAAGCTGTGGTACCTCCGGATAAACGTGCTTGAGGCTCAGGACGTCGTGGTGGGCGGCCTCTTCGTAGGCGACAAGGTCCGGCAGCAGCACGTCGAGGTCTTCGCTAAGGTTCAGGTCGGCGGCATGATGCTCCGGACCAAGCCGTGCGCCATGAGGAACCCGGCAAGCCTGGCGTGGAACGAGGAGCTGGTCTTCGTCGTGGCCGAGCCGTTCGAGGATCCGGCGGTGCTCATCGTCGAGGCCCGTGCGCATCCTGGCAAGGACGAGATCGTCGGGCGCGCCGTGCTGCCGCTCACTATATTCGAGAAGCGCCTCGACCGCCGGGCGATCCACTCGCAGTGGTTCAGCCTGGAGCCGTTCGGGCACCCGCTGCGGCAACAGGATGCCAGGTTCGCCGGCCGCGTGCATCTCCGGGCGTGCCTCGAAGGCGCGTACCACGTCATGGACGAGCCGACCATGTACGTGAGCGACACGCGCCCCACGGCGCGGCAGCTCTGGcgccctcccgtcggcgtgctcgAGGTCGGCGTCCTAGGCGCGCAGGGCCTCACGCCCATGAAGACCATCGACGGCCGGGGCACCACCGACGCGTACTGCGTCGCCAAGTACGGGCAGAAGTGGGTGCGCACGCGCACCGCCGTCGACTCGTGCAGCCCGCGGTGGAACGAGCAGTACACGTGGGAGGTTTACGACCCGTGCACAGTGCTCACGCTCGCCATGTTCGATAACTGCCAACTCGGCAACGCCGGCACCGCTGCCGCCGGCAGCAGTACCGTCAGAGACCAGAGGATGGGCAAGGTGAGGATTCGCCTCTCGACGCTGGAAATGGACAAGGTGTACACCAACGCGCACCCCCTCGTCGTGCTGCACCCGTCCGGCGTGCGCAAGAACGGCGAGCTCTGCCTCGCCGTGCGCCTCACCTCCGTCTCTCTGTCCAGCGTCGTGTTTTTGTACGGACAGCCCCTCCTCCCCAAGATGCATTACCTCCAGCCGTTCACCATCCCGCAGCTCGACGCGCTCCGGCGGCAGGCGATGAGCAtcgcggcggcgcggctcggccggGCCGAGCCGCCGCTGCGCCGGGAGGTTGTGGAGTACATGCTCGACGCGGACTCGCAGGCGTGGAGCCTGCGGCGGAGCAAGGCTAACTTCTTTCGGGTCACGGCGCTGCTGTCCGGCGCCGCCAGCACGGTGCGGTGGCTCGTGGACGTGTGCCACTGGAGGAAACCGGCGACGACCGTTCTTGTTCACCTGCTCTTCATCACCCTCATGTGCTTCCCGGAGCTCATTCTGCCGACCATGTTCCTGTACATGTCTTTAATTGGAGTTTGGAACTACCGGCGCCGGCCCCGCCGCCCGGCGAACATGGACGCGAGGCTCTCCTGCGCGGAGGCCACCCACCCGGACGAGATAGATGAGGAGCTGGACACGTTCCCGACGTCGAAGCCGAACGACGTGGTGCGGCTGCGGTACGATCGGCTGCGGAGCGTGGCCGGGCGGATCCAGACGGTGGTCGGGGACGTGGCGACGCAGGGAGAGCGGGTGCGGTCGCTGCTCGCGTGGAGGGACCCAAGGGCCACGGCGCTGTTCACCGCGTTCTGCCTCGTCGCCGCCGTGGCGCTGTACGTCACGCCGTTCCGGGTCGTCGTGCTCGTCGCCGGGTTGTACGTGCTGCGACACCCGCGGTTCCGGAGCCGGATGCCGTCGGCGGCCAGCAACTTCTTCAAGAGGCTGCCCTCCAGGGCCGATACGATGCTATAG